The window CGAGGTGCTCGACTGGCGCTTCAAGGCGCTGCCGCCCGCCGCGTGGGGGTCGACCGTGCGGGACTACCTCGCCACCGGGCCCACGCTCGCCGGTTTCGGCACCCCGCTGCTCACCCTGGACGCCGCCGCGCTCGACCACAATGTGCGGACGATGGCCGACTGGTGCGCCAAGGCGGGCGTCGCCCTCGCCCCGCACGGCAAGACCACGATGGCGCCGGCGCTCTGGCAGGCCCAACTGGACGCCGGCAGCCACGGCATCACCCTGGCCAACCTGCCGCAGGTCCGGGTGGCGCGGGCGTTCGGCGTCCGGCGGATCCTGCTCGCCAACACCCTGCTCGACCCGGCCGGGCTCGGCTGGCTCGCCGGTGAGCTGGCCGCCGACCCGTCGTTCGCCTTCGTCTCCTGGGTGGACTCCACCGAGAGCGTCCGGCTGATGGACGAGGCGCTGCGCGCGGTCGACGCCGAACGACCGGTCGAGGTCCTGGTCGAGCTCGGCGGCCCCGGCGGGCGGACCGGCGCCCGCGGGGTCGACGCGGCCGTCGAGGTCGCCGCCGCGGTGCTGCGCGCGCCGACGCTGCGACTGGCGGGGATCGGCGGCTACGAGGGCGCACTGGCCCACGACGCCGGCGCCGACGGCCTGGCCACCGTCCGCGGCTACCTGCGCGCCCTCGCCGACCTGCACGGACGGCTGGCCGGCGGCTACGCCGACGGTGCCCCGCCGATCGTCACGGCCGGTGGCAGCGCCTACTTCGACCTGGTGGTCGAGGAGCTGGCCGCATTGCCGGAGGCCTCGGTGGTCCTGCGCTCGGGCGCCTACGTCGCCCACGACGACGGCTTCTACCGGGGGATCTCCCCGCTGGCCCGGGGGGCCGGTCCGACGCCCTTCCGGGGCGCCCTGCACGGCTGGGCCCGGGTGGTCTCCCGGCCGGAGCCGCAGCTGGCCCTGCTCGACGCGGGCAAGCGCGACCTGCCCTTCGACGAGGGCCTGCCGGAGCCCCAACTCGTCCGGGGCGGACCGGTGCTGACCGGCACGGCGGCCCGGGTCACCGCGCTCAACGACCAGCACGCCTTCCTGCGGGACGCCGGCGACCTCGCGCCGGTCGGCGCGGTACTGCGGCTCGGGGTGTCCCACCCGTGCACCGCGTTCGACAAGTGGACGATGATCCCGGTGCTGGACGACGCCTCCGCGGCCGATCCGAAGGTCACCGGACTGATCAGGACGTACTTCTGATGGAGGCTCAGTCTCCGGTCGACGACCTCGTCTTCAAGGGGGCCACCGTCGTCGACGGCACCGGCGCCGACCGGTACCGGGCCGACGTCCGGATCGGGCGGGGGCGGATCGCCGAACTCGGGCACGGGCTCGGCGGCGCCCGCGAAGTGGACGCCGACGGCTTGGTACTGGCCCCCGGCTTCATCGACATGCACGCCCACTCCGACCTGGCCCTGCTGCTCGAACCCGACCACCCGGCCAAGGTCACCCAGGGCGTCACCTGTGAAGTCCTCGGCCAGGACGGCCTCTCCTACGCCCCGGTCGACGACGGCACGCTGTCCGCGCTGCGCCGCCAGATCGCCGGGTGGAACGGCGATCCGGAGGGCTTCGACTGGGACTGGCGCACCGTCGGCGAGTACCTGGACCGGCTGGACCGGACCGGGCCGGCCGTCAACGCCTGCTACCTCGTCCCGCACGGCTCGCTGCGGATGCTGGCCATGGGGTGGGAGAACCGGGCTCCGAGCGCCCGGGAGCTCGACCGGATGCGCGAACTGCTGGCCCAGGGCCTGGCCGAAGGCGCCGTCGGCCTCTCCAGCGGCCTGACCTACACGCCCGGGATGTACGCCGACACCGCCGAACTGGTCGCCCTCTGCCGGGTCGTCGCCGAGTACGGCGGATTCCACGCACCGCACCAACGGTCCTACGGCGCAGGGGCGTTGGAGGGCTACGCCGAGATGGTGGAGATCGCCCGCCGGTCCGGCTGCCCGCTGCACCTGACCCACGCCACGATGAACTTCGGCGTCAACCAGGGGCGGGCGGGCGAACTGCTCGACCTCGTCGACCGGGCGCTCGCCGACGGCATCGACCTCACCCTGGACAGCTACCCCTACCTGCCCGGCTCCACCACACTGGCCGCCCTGCTGCCCGGCTGGGCCACCGAGGGCGGCCCGCAGGCCACCCTGGCCCGGCTCGGTGAGGCGGACGCGTGCGAGCGGATCCGGTACGAGGTGGAGGTGAAGGGCAGCGACGGCTGCCACGGGGTGGTCACCGACTGGGCGACCATCCAGCTCTCCGGCGTCCGGAACCAGGAGCTGGCGGGGGCCGTCGGCCGGACCGTCGCCGAGCTGGCCGCCGAGCAGGGCCGCAGCGGGACGGAGGTCTTCCTCGACCTGCTGCGCCGGGACGAGCTGGCCACCACCATCCTCCAGCACGTCGGCCACGAGGAGAACGTCCGGGCGATCATGCGGCATCGCGCGCACACCGCCGGCAGCGACGGCCTGTTGGTCGGGGCCCGGCCGCACCCGCGGGCCTGGGGCACCTTCCCCCGCTATCTCGCGCACTACAGCAGGGAGTTGGGCGTTCTGACCCTGGAGCAGGCGGTTGCCCGGATGACCGGCCGGCCCGCCGCTCGGCTGCGGCTGGACCGGCGCGGCCGGATCGCCCCCGGATTCCACGCCGACCTGGTGCTCTTCGACCCCGAACGCGTCCAGGACACCGCCACCTTCGAACAGCCCCGGCGGCCCGCCGCCGGTATCGAGCACGTCTACGTCAACGGCACCGCCGTCGTCCAGCAGGGCCGCACCACGGGCGCCCGGCCCGGGAGCGCCCTGCGCCGAACCGATCGAGGAACCCGAGCCGCATGAGCCCTTCGCCCTTCGTCTCCGATGCCGTTTCCGTGACGGCCGCCGCGGCCGCTTCCGTCCTCGCGGACGCGCGTGCCGCGCTGGCCGCCGATCCGGTGATCGCCGTCGTCCGTGCCCCCCGGATACCCGACGCCGCCGCGCTCTGCGCCGCGCTCGCCGAGGGCGGCATCACCTGGACCGAATTCACCTACACCACACCCGGTGTGACGGACCATCTGCTCAGGGCGGCGCAGGCCGGCCACCGGGTCGGGGTCGGTACGGTGCTGACCGCCGAGCAGGCCGAGCGCGGCATCGCCGCCGGCGCGTCCTTCCTGGTCACGCCCGGCTGCCGGCCCGAGGTGGCCCGGGTCGGGCACGCCGCCGGGGTACCGGTCGTGCTGGGCGCGCTCACCCCCACCGAGGTCGCGCAGGCCGTCGACCTCGGCGCCGCGGCGGTCAAGATCTTCCCGGCCCGGACCTTCGGGCCCGGCTACTTCAAGGACCTCCGCGGCCCCTACCCGGACGTCCCGCTGGTCGCCTCCGGCGGCGTCAACGCGGGCAACGCGGCGGAGTTTCTGGCACAGGGCGCGCTCGCGGTCTGCGCGGGGACGGACGTGGTGGCGCCGGAGGCCGTCGCGGCCGGGGACTGGGCCGAGATCGCCCGGCGGGCGCGGGTGTTCACCCGGGCCTGCGCCGTGGGCGGCCGGTAGGCGCGGCGGGGCCGGTTCGCCGGGGAGGGCCCGGGCCCCGGGGGAGCGACGGCGGAGGGGGGCTGTCGGGACGGCCGGGATTGGACGAGAATCGGTGGTTCCGGACCCCGGCACCCGGTAGGAGGATCCACCCCATGACCTCGACCCGCCCCGGCCCCGACTGGCTGGCCGACGCCGTCCTGTACCAGATCTACCCGCAGACCTTCGCCGACTCCGACGGCGACGGCATCGGGGACTTCGCGGGCATCGCCGCCCGACTGGACCACCTGGCCTGGCTCGGGGTCGACACGGTCTGGCTGAACCCGTGTTTCGCCTCGCCGTTCCGGGACGCCGGGTACGACGTGAGCGACTACCTCACGCCCGCGTCCCGGTACGGCTCCACCGAGGACCTGGCCGCGTTGGTCGAGGCGGCGCGCGGCCGGGGCATCCGGATCCTGCTCGACCTGGTCGCCGGTCACACCTCCGACCGGCACCCCTGGTTCCTGGCCGCCGCCGAGGACCGGGACGACGACCGCTACATCTGGTCGGACCGGCCGGTCGACGGCTTCGTCGCCTCGCCCGGCAGCCGCCCCGGCTGGTACCGGCCGAACTTCTTCGACTGCCAGCCGGCGCTCAACTTCGGCTACGCGCAGAGCCGTTCCGACCAGCCCTGGCGGCAGCCGGTGGACGCCGACGGTCCGCGCGCGAACCGCGCCGCGCTGCGCGGGATCATGGCGCACTGGCTGGACCTCGGCCTGGCCGGGTTCCGCGTCGACATGGCCTCCTCGCTGGTCAAGGACGACCCCGGGTTCGTCGAGACCTCGAAGCTCTGGGCCGAGCTGCGCGACTGGCTCGACCACGCCCACCCGCAGGCCGCGCTGCTCGCCGAGTGGGGCGACCCGGCCGCCGCCGTCGCGGCCGGTTTCCACGCCGACTTCTTCCTCCAGTTCGGCGGCGCCGACCACGGCCTGCCGCTCCGCTCGCTGTGGAACAACGGCACCGGCACGGTCGAGGAGTACTGGAAGCAGGGCCCCTGCTACTTCGAGGCCGAGGGCCGCGGCACCCCGCGGGTCTTCCTCGACGCCTGGCGCAGCGCCGCCCAACTCACCGAGGGCGCCGGGTACATCGCGCTGCCCACCGCGAACCACGACTTCTCCCGGCTCGCCACCGGCCCGCGGACCGCCGAACAGCTCGCCCCCGCCTTCGCCTTCCAGCTCACCTGGCCCACCCTGCCGGCGGTCTACTACGGCGACGAGATCGGCATGCGCTATCTTCCCGGCCTGCCCGACGTGGAGGGCAGCACGCTCGGTCCGCGGTACAACCGGGCCGGCTCGCGCACGCCGATGCAGTGGGAGCCCGGGGCGAACGCCGGCTTCTCCACCGCTCCCGCCGAGCGGCTCTACCTGCCGGTCGACCCCGACCCGCACCGCCCGGACGTGGCCACGCAGCGGGCCGACCCGACCTCGCTGCTGCACACCGTCCGGCGCCTGATCGCGCTTCGGCGGGCCCATCCGGGCCTGGGGGCGGGCGGTGCGGTCGAGGTCCGCAGCGTCGGCTACCCGCTGGTGTACACCCGGGCGGGGCGGTACCTGGTGGTGGTCAATCCGCGGCGGGAGCCGGGCGTGGTGCCGCTCGGGTCGGCGCTGCCGGGCGGTCGGGGCGGTGCGGTCCGGTCGGGTGGCGCGGCTGGTCCGGTCGCGGTGCGGCCGCTGGACGTGCAGGGGGCGCGGGTGGTCGACGGAGAGCTCCGGGCGGACGGGTTCTCGTACGGGGTGTTCGAGCTGGTCTGAGCCGGGCGGGCCGCGCGGGGGTGGGCCCGGGCTTTCGCTCGTCCTCGAAATGGTTGTACACTGCATCCAGATGGTTGCATTTACCATCTTCTATGCCCGGCAACGGAGGATGAGACGAACGCCATGAGTGCACCCCAGACCACCGCCGCGGCGCCCACCCCGGGGCACGCGCTCAAGCACCTCGCCGTCCACCTGCTCACCCCGCTGCTGATGTGCCTGGGCATGGCGCTCGCCTACCAGGGGGCGTTCCACCAGCCCGAGCCGCACCACCTGAAGGTCGCCGTCGTCGGCACCTCCCCGCAGGCGCAGGGCCTGGCGGACGCCGTCCGGGCCAAGGCCGGCCCGGCGCTCGACGTCAGCACCCTGGCGACCAAGGACGCCGCCGAGCAGCAGCTGCGCGACCGCGACCTGGTCGGCGCGTTCCTCCCGGACGCCCGGAGCCCCGAACTGATCGTCGCCAAGGGCGGGTCCGACACCTCCGCGATGGCGGCGGAGGCGGTGTTCCGGAACGTCACCGACCAGCAGGGCGTGCCGCTGGCCGTCACCGACCTCACCACGCCCGGCAAGGGCGACCCGACCGGCCAGGGCCTGTTCTTCCTGCTGGTCGCGCTCAGCATCGGCTCCTACGCGAGCGTCGCGGTGATCGGCGCGGCCGGCGCCGCCCTCGGCATGCGGACCCGGGCCCTGGTCGGCCTCGCCGTCTCGCTGGCGGTGAGCGTGATCGGCATCGGCACCGCCGGGCCGGTCTTCCACGTCGTGGACCACGACCTGGCAGCCGTCTGGGCGCTCGGCTGGCTGTACTCGGCGGGTGTCCTCGCGATCGGCATCGGCCTGCACAGCTTCCTGAAGCGGTGGACCACGCTGACGATGACGGTGCTGTTCGTGATGCTGAACTTCACCACCTCGGGCGGCATCTACCGGCCCGAGCTGCAGAACGGCTTCTTCGGTGCCCTGCACGCCTTCTGGACCGGCGCCGGATTCCTGGAGGGCGCCCGCAGCGTCCTGTACTTCGACGGCGGCGCCGGGCTCGGCGGGCACGTGCTGACCCTGGCGCTCTGGCTGGCGCTGGGCGGTGCGGTGATGGTCGGCGCGGCGGCGTACGAGAAGCGCGGCCGGTCGGCGGTCGAGGCGGAGGCGGAGGCCGAGGAGGAGATGGCGGAGGCGGTCGCGGTCTGACCGTGACGCCGGAAGGCTTCACCCGCCGCCACGGGCATCGGCGCCGGGTGGGGATCGGCGGCCCGCGCCCGGCCCCGGACAGGCCGAACGCGGGCCGCAGTGCTGCGCCTCGGGCGGGGTGGCGTGGTCAGGGGCGGCGTGCTTCGGGGCGGCGTGGTCCGGGCGGGCTGGTGAAGCAGCAGTCGCCGCAGACGCCGGTGCCCGGGCAGACCCGGTAGTAGAGGCAGCAACTGGTGCGCCGGAAGCCGGTGCCGCGCAGCTCGCCGGTGTCGGCCAGCGGTGGCCGGCGGAGGATCGCCGCGACGAGGGCGCGGGCCCGGCCGGGGGCCGCGTGGGCGTCGAGCATGCGCAGGGCCCCCGCCAGGGCGGAGGCGGCATTGCCGTCGAGCAGTCTGCCGGAGAGCGGCACGGCGGCCCGGACGGCGGCCGCGAGCAGCGTCAACTGGCCCTGGACGAGCACGTGGTGGAGCCGGTCGGCCAGCTGCTCGTCGCTCGCGCGGGGGCCGGTCGGAGCCGGGGCGGGTGGCTGTGGGGGGTGGGGTGCGTCGTGGTGCGGCGCTCGGTGGTCCGGTGTCCCGCCGTGGGGCGTTCCGTCGTGGGGTGTCGCTTCGTGCGGTGTCGCCTCGTGCGGTGTCCAGAGGTCGATCGGGCCCTGCTCCGGGATGCGCACGTAGGCGCAGTCGGGGTCCAGCGCGGGGACGGTGCCCAGCAGGACGGCGGCGCCGAGGCCCACCGAGCAGAACCGGGCGGCGAGCCCGAGGTGCAGGACCGAGGCCGCCACCCGGGGTTCGGCGGTGCCGAGCCGGTGGGCCACCATCCGGACCCGCTCGGCCAGCGGCGAGCGGGGCCCGTGCGCGTACAGCTCGCGCAGCGGGCGGAATCCCGGAGGGGCGGCCTCGGCGGGCGAGGCGCCGGAGTCCAGGGCGAAGTACGGTCCGACGGCGGAGAGTCGGCGGTAGTCGGGCGTGCTGGTGGTCATCGGCCGACCGAGCGGGCGACCGGCGGGCACGGGGTCGGCCGGCGGAGCCCCGGGCTGCCTGCGGGCGGGCGGTCGTCGGTCATCGGGCGGTCCTCCGGGGCGGGCCGTGGGGGCGTCGGCCCCGGGATAGTCGAGTGGCCGGTGTCGGCGGTGATGAACGCTACCGCGCCACGGGCGCCCGAGTCCTGGCCCCGGAGCCCTGGCCCCCGCCGCCGGGCGTACCGAACCTGCGGTCGCCGGGCGTGCGGAACCTGCGAGGAGGGGGATGGCCTCCGGACGTCGCGTCCTCCGGCCTCATAGTTCGATCGTCGACCGAGGTACCAGCGGCAGACCCTGATCCGTCTCGATCTGTCGCCACTGCCTCCTGCGGTCGAACTCCCACAGCTCCTCGCAGGTCCACCTCCATGATGCGCCTCCCACGCCCCGGGCGCCAGGGCTTTTCCCCATGAATCGGGGCAATTTACCCGGCTCCGGAGCGGGTCGGGCGCACCCGCGGCGACCCGGCGGGCACCTGGGGGCGGCTGACGTGCGCTACCGCAGCGCGTCCTTGCGCAGGAACCGCTTCAGGCGTTGCCACGGCCAGGTGTTGATCACGTCCTCGGCGGTCAGCCAGGCCCGCTGCGCGGTGCCGACGCCGTACCTCGGGTACGCCAGCTGCGGGGTGGAGTGGGCGTCGCTGTCGATCGAGAAGCGGACCCCGTGGCGCTTCGCCCGCAGCACGTCCTCGTCGCGCAGGTCGAGGCGGTTCGGTGAGCTGTTGATCTCGATCGCGGTGCCGGTCCGGGCGGCGGCCCGGAACACGGCGTCGAGGTCGACGTCGATCGGCCCGCGCCGGCCGATCCGCCGGGTGGTGAGGTGGCCGATGACGTGCACGTGCGGGTTCTCGCAGGCGCGGATCAGCCGGCGGGTCTGGGCGGCGCGGTCGGCCCCGAAGTGCGAGTGGACGGAGGCGACGCAGACGTCGAAACCGGCCAGGAACTCGGCGGGCCAGTCCACGCCGCCGTCCGGGCCGATGTTCAGCTCGGTGCCGTGCAGCAGCCGCATCCGCCGGTGCCGGCCCGCCAGTTCGCGCAGTCGCTCGCGCTGGGCGAGCATCTTCTCGTCCGTCATCCGCTGCATCACCAGGTCCGGCGCGTGGTCGGTGACGGCGTAGTACGCGTAACCGCGGGCGGCCGCCGTGTCGATCATCTCCTCCAGGCTCGCCAGCCCGTCGGTGAGATCGGTGTGGGTGTGCAGGTCGCCGCGCAGGTCCGCCTCGGTGACCAGCACCGGGAGTTCGCCCTCCAGGGCTGCCTCGATCTCGCCGCGGTCCTCGCGCATCGGCGGCGCGATCCAGGGCAGCCCGAGCGCCGCGTAGACCTCCTCCTCGGTCGCCGAGACCACCTTGTCGCCGCTCTCCGCGTCGAACAGGCCGTACTCGGAGAGCTTGAGTCCGGCCCGGACGGCCATCGTGCGGAGCCTGATGTTGTGCGCCTTGGAGCCGGTGAAGTACACCAGCGCCGCTCCCCAGTCCTCCTCCGGCACCACCCGCAGGTCGACCTGGAGCCCCTTGGCGGTGCGGACCGAGGTCTTGGTCGGCCCGCGGGCGATCACCTCGGCCACCGAGGGGAGTCCGGCGAGCGCGGCCATCAGCGGCGTGGAGTCCTCGGCGGTGGCGAGCACGTCGATGTCGCCGACCGTCTCGCGCATCCTGCGCAGCGAACCCGCGTACGCGCAGCGGGTGCAGCCCGGGACGGCCGCGATCGCGGCGACGATCTGCTCGGCCTGTTCGGTGGCCGCGTCGAGCAGCGTCCGCCCGCCGGCCTGCCGCATCAGCTCGATGCCGCGCAGGATCTGCTCGCCGCTGCGCTCGCCGAACCCGGCCACGGCGCTCAGCCGGTCCGCGCGGATGGCCTCGGCGAGCTGGTCGACGGAGGCGATGTCGAGGTCGCGGTAGAGGGCGAGCGCGCGTTTGGGCCCGACACCGGGAACGGCCGTCATGGCGCGGACCCCGGCCGGGATGGCCGCGCGCAGCGTCTCCAGCGCGTCCATCCGGCCGGTGGCGAGGTACTGGGCGATCTTGTCGGCGGTGGACTTCCCGACGCCGGGGATCTTCTGGAGGCCCTTGGCGTCCAGCCCGGCGATGTCCTCCGGGTGGCCGCCCACCGCACGGGCGGCCTTCTCGTAGGCGCGGGCCCGGAAGGCGTCCCCGCCGGTGATCGAGATCAGGTCGGCGTACTCCTGGAGCAGCTCCTGGACCTGGTCGTTGAGCCGGGTCATGGGGTCAGTCTAGGTTCGGCGGCCCGATCGGGCAGGGGGTGCGGCTCGGTGGCCTCGGGGCGTGCGGGCGCGCGTCGGGGCGTGCGGGCCGGGCCGGTGCGCTCGGGCGGCGCCGTGCGGGCGGTGGCGACCGGGCCCCCGTCGGTCGACGGGTTCGTTCCCGGTCGGTCGGCGGGGTACTGTGCCCGGTTCGTGCCCGGGAGCCGGATTGTCACCCGTGCGGCCCGGGCGCAGGCTTGGCGGAGGACCCGGAGCGCGGCCGACTCCGGTCCGCCGTGCGGCCGGCGGCGACGATCGGTGAGGTACGAGGGGCAGGGCGATGGCACGCGGGAAGCTCTGGGGCTATGTCGCGTCGGGCGCCCGGGCGCTCGGCGGGTTCGGTGCGTTCGGCGCCGCCGCCGGGGGCGGCCGGGGCGGTGGTCCGGGCGCGGGCGAGGACGGTACCGGGGAGAAGGCGGGGTTCGGACCGGACGGCTTCGGGCGGCCGCCGGCCGGGGTGATGGCCGGGCCCCGCGAACTCAGCAGCCCGGAGCTGGAGCGGCTGCGGTGGACGGACCGGGCGGAGGGGTGCGGTCCGCGGGCGCCGCACGTCCAGGTGGCCGACGTGGTCCAGCGGGTCCTGCGCGGGGGTGGCCGCGCGGGGCAGGTGGCGGTCCGAATACCGGCCGGCCTGCCGGTGGTGGTCGCGGACGCCCGGCGGCTGGAGTCGGCGCTGGCGGGGTTGGTCGATCACGCGATCAGGCGCAGCCCGTGGGGGGCCAGGGTGCTGGTGCGCGCCGATGTGGTGGACGCCGGTGCGGTGGACCCCGGTGTGCGGGACTTCGGTGGGCGGGACGTCCCGCGGGCGGGGGCCGGGGGTGCGGCGGGTGCCGGCGCGGGCCGGGCCCGGGTGGAGCTCAGGGTGGTGGACCGCGGGCAGAGCGAGCTGCCGGAGGCCCGGCAGTGGCTGCTCGCCGGCCTGCGCTCCGCCGGTGCGGCCGGCCCGGCGGTGGACGGCCTGGTCCGTGCGGCGGGCGGGCGGCTGGCGGTGGAGCAGACTCCGGGTGGCGGCCTCACCGTGGTGCTGGCCCTGTCGGTCGCCCGGGAGTGAGACGGGGCTCTGCGGACGGGCCGTGACGGTCGGGCGGGGGCGCCGGAAGGCCAGCCGGGAGAACCGCAAAGACTTCTTCGCAAAAACCCTTTGCGAAGAAGTCTTTGCGGTTCTAGGCTGCTGCCATGACCGAAGAGAAGCGGTGGCCGCACAGTCCCGACCCGCAGCGGGACGTGGTGCTCGATGCCAAGGGCCTGCGGGCGCTGGCCCATCCTGTCCGCGTGCAGCTGATCGGGCTGCTGCGCCGTGGCGGGCCGTCCACCGCGACCCGGCTGGCCGAGCAGATGGGGTTGACGTCGGGCGCGACGAGCTACCACCTGCGGCAGCTGGCGGCCGCGGGGTTCGTCGAGGAGGACTCCGAGCGCGGCAACGCCCGCGAGCGGTGGTGGCGGGCGGTCCACCAGCTCACCGTGTGGTCGGACATGGAGCTGGCGGACGAGGAGCCTGAGGCGGCCCTCGGCTACCTGCGGTCCATCGTCGCCGCGCACACGCTGCTCGCCCAGCGCGCGCTGAACGGGTACGAGACCATGCCGCGGGCCTGGCGCCACATCCTCAACCTCAGCGACATGGCGGTCCTGCTCACTCCCGAGGAGGCCCGCGCCATGACGGAGGAGCTGGCCGCCGTCGTCGGCCGCTACCGGCAGTTCGACGCGGCGGACGCCCCGGCCGGCGCCGAGCGGATCGGGGTGGTCCTCCAGGTGCTGCCCGAGCCCCGAGGGGGCGCCGATCAGGACGACGCCGGACAGGACGGCGGGGGCGCCGACCAGGACGACGCCGGACAGGACGGCGTCGATCAGGGCGGGGCCGAGCAGGACGGGGCCGGGCGCGGCGGCGGGGAGACGGCGCCTGCGGCGGGCGGGCCCGGGGGTTCGGTCGAGGACTCCGGGGGGCGGTCATGACCGGGTCCACCGCCGTCGAGGCGGTCGCCGCCCCGCGCAGCCTCCGGCCCCTGGTCGGCGTGCTGTCGGCGATGGCCGTCTCGCTCACCGGTACCCGGGTCTCGGCCATCGCCCTGCCCTGGTTCGTCCTCGCCACCACCGGCAGCGCCACCATGACCGGCGTGGTGGCCTTCGTCGAGATGACGCCGTACGTGCTGGTCAAGGCGTTCACGGGCCCGGTGATCGACCGGCTGGGCCCGCGCGTCGTCTCCTGGACGACGGACACGGTGAGTGCCGTCGCGGCGGCCCTGGTGCCGCTGCTGCACGGGCTCGGCCTGCTGCCGTTCTGGCTGCTGCTGGTCCTGGTCGCGACGGTCGGCGCGGTGCGCGGCCCG of the Kitasatospora sp. NBC_01246 genome contains:
- a CDS encoding alanine racemase; its protein translation is MDQTFVSSGTGPGIDTGAVAALADEVLDWRFKALPPAAWGSTVRDYLATGPTLAGFGTPLLTLDAAALDHNVRTMADWCAKAGVALAPHGKTTMAPALWQAQLDAGSHGITLANLPQVRVARAFGVRRILLANTLLDPAGLGWLAGELAADPSFAFVSWVDSTESVRLMDEALRAVDAERPVEVLVELGGPGGRTGARGVDAAVEVAAAVLRAPTLRLAGIGGYEGALAHDAGADGLATVRGYLRALADLHGRLAGGYADGAPPIVTAGGSAYFDLVVEELAALPEASVVLRSGAYVAHDDGFYRGISPLARGAGPTPFRGALHGWARVVSRPEPQLALLDAGKRDLPFDEGLPEPQLVRGGPVLTGTAARVTALNDQHAFLRDAGDLAPVGAVLRLGVSHPCTAFDKWTMIPVLDDASAADPKVTGLIRTYF
- a CDS encoding N-acyl-D-amino-acid deacylase family protein yields the protein MEAQSPVDDLVFKGATVVDGTGADRYRADVRIGRGRIAELGHGLGGAREVDADGLVLAPGFIDMHAHSDLALLLEPDHPAKVTQGVTCEVLGQDGLSYAPVDDGTLSALRRQIAGWNGDPEGFDWDWRTVGEYLDRLDRTGPAVNACYLVPHGSLRMLAMGWENRAPSARELDRMRELLAQGLAEGAVGLSSGLTYTPGMYADTAELVALCRVVAEYGGFHAPHQRSYGAGALEGYAEMVEIARRSGCPLHLTHATMNFGVNQGRAGELLDLVDRALADGIDLTLDSYPYLPGSTTLAALLPGWATEGGPQATLARLGEADACERIRYEVEVKGSDGCHGVVTDWATIQLSGVRNQELAGAVGRTVAELAAEQGRSGTEVFLDLLRRDELATTILQHVGHEENVRAIMRHRAHTAGSDGLLVGARPHPRAWGTFPRYLAHYSRELGVLTLEQAVARMTGRPAARLRLDRRGRIAPGFHADLVLFDPERVQDTATFEQPRRPAAGIEHVYVNGTAVVQQGRTTGARPGSALRRTDRGTRAA
- a CDS encoding bifunctional 4-hydroxy-2-oxoglutarate aldolase/2-dehydro-3-deoxy-phosphogluconate aldolase; protein product: MSPSPFVSDAVSVTAAAAASVLADARAALAADPVIAVVRAPRIPDAAALCAALAEGGITWTEFTYTTPGVTDHLLRAAQAGHRVGVGTVLTAEQAERGIAAGASFLVTPGCRPEVARVGHAAGVPVVLGALTPTEVAQAVDLGAAAVKIFPARTFGPGYFKDLRGPYPDVPLVASGGVNAGNAAEFLAQGALAVCAGTDVVAPEAVAAGDWAEIARRARVFTRACAVGGR
- a CDS encoding alpha-amylase family glycosyl hydrolase → MTSTRPGPDWLADAVLYQIYPQTFADSDGDGIGDFAGIAARLDHLAWLGVDTVWLNPCFASPFRDAGYDVSDYLTPASRYGSTEDLAALVEAARGRGIRILLDLVAGHTSDRHPWFLAAAEDRDDDRYIWSDRPVDGFVASPGSRPGWYRPNFFDCQPALNFGYAQSRSDQPWRQPVDADGPRANRAALRGIMAHWLDLGLAGFRVDMASSLVKDDPGFVETSKLWAELRDWLDHAHPQAALLAEWGDPAAAVAAGFHADFFLQFGGADHGLPLRSLWNNGTGTVEEYWKQGPCYFEAEGRGTPRVFLDAWRSAAQLTEGAGYIALPTANHDFSRLATGPRTAEQLAPAFAFQLTWPTLPAVYYGDEIGMRYLPGLPDVEGSTLGPRYNRAGSRTPMQWEPGANAGFSTAPAERLYLPVDPDPHRPDVATQRADPTSLLHTVRRLIALRRAHPGLGAGGAVEVRSVGYPLVYTRAGRYLVVVNPRREPGVVPLGSALPGGRGGAVRSGGAAGPVAVRPLDVQGARVVDGELRADGFSYGVFELV
- a CDS encoding (2Fe-2S)-binding protein; protein product: MTTSTPDYRRLSAVGPYFALDSGASPAEAAPPGFRPLRELYAHGPRSPLAERVRMVAHRLGTAEPRVAASVLHLGLAARFCSVGLGAAVLLGTVPALDPDCAYVRIPEQGPIDLWTPHEATPHEATPHDGTPHGGTPDHRAPHHDAPHPPQPPAPAPTGPRASDEQLADRLHHVLVQGQLTLLAAAVRAAVPLSGRLLDGNAASALAGALRMLDAHAAPGRARALVAAILRRPPLADTGELRGTGFRRTSCCLYYRVCPGTGVCGDCCFTSPPGPRRPEARRP
- the polX gene encoding DNA polymerase/3'-5' exonuclease PolX, with amino-acid sequence MTRLNDQVQELLQEYADLISITGGDAFRARAYEKAARAVGGHPEDIAGLDAKGLQKIPGVGKSTADKIAQYLATGRMDALETLRAAIPAGVRAMTAVPGVGPKRALALYRDLDIASVDQLAEAIRADRLSAVAGFGERSGEQILRGIELMRQAGGRTLLDAATEQAEQIVAAIAAVPGCTRCAYAGSLRRMRETVGDIDVLATAEDSTPLMAALAGLPSVAEVIARGPTKTSVRTAKGLQVDLRVVPEEDWGAALVYFTGSKAHNIRLRTMAVRAGLKLSEYGLFDAESGDKVVSATEEEVYAALGLPWIAPPMREDRGEIEAALEGELPVLVTEADLRGDLHTHTDLTDGLASLEEMIDTAAARGYAYYAVTDHAPDLVMQRMTDEKMLAQRERLRELAGRHRRMRLLHGTELNIGPDGGVDWPAEFLAGFDVCVASVHSHFGADRAAQTRRLIRACENPHVHVIGHLTTRRIGRRGPIDVDLDAVFRAAARTGTAIEINSSPNRLDLRDEDVLRAKRHGVRFSIDSDAHSTPQLAYPRYGVGTAQRAWLTAEDVINTWPWQRLKRFLRKDALR
- a CDS encoding ArsR/SmtB family transcription factor, with translation MTEEKRWPHSPDPQRDVVLDAKGLRALAHPVRVQLIGLLRRGGPSTATRLAEQMGLTSGATSYHLRQLAAAGFVEEDSERGNARERWWRAVHQLTVWSDMELADEEPEAALGYLRSIVAAHTLLAQRALNGYETMPRAWRHILNLSDMAVLLTPEEARAMTEELAAVVGRYRQFDAADAPAGAERIGVVLQVLPEPRGGADQDDAGQDGGGADQDDAGQDGVDQGGAEQDGAGRGGGETAPAAGGPGGSVEDSGGRS